The segment CCCTTGGCTCTTCCTTGGCACTAGAAGAACTTCCTTCAACATGAGAGTTCTCATTCTTATGATCCATAGCAACTGCAGGAGTCGAATTCTTGTGGATTACCTCCACGCTCTTGGTAAAGCACTTTGCCTCAGAGTGACCCAAATCTCCTGACTCTGTATATGAGATTATTCGAAATGTGTACTCTGTACAGGGCTGCAAGTCTGATATTGAAACTTTCATCTGAGCTCTTGGAAGGACAATAATAGGTTCTTTGGTGTACGACTCTCCTCTGCTCTTGCAATACCAAAGCTTGTAGCCTTTAATATTATTAGAGGATGTAGAGCATGGTTCTTTCAAAACAATTACAAGAGACTCAGATGTCACTTCTTGAAATTGGAGCCTGCAAGCAGCAGGAAGTGAATCCTCTGCaaatggaaacaaagaaattgGTTTATCTTTTGCCATGAGACACTTCAAAATCAATCTGAACAGGACAGAACTCGAATCATCTAGTAGGGTATTTAATGAGGAGAGTGAGTGTGAGGTCCACAGGAGGGACCTGTTGGTTCTATAGAGACTAACCTCTGAGATGTGGGTTGGCACTAGAAATGGCGCTCAAATGTGCATCTGCTTTCTCAATTGCAATGGAGCATAGTTTCTGTACATCACCAGCAATAGACAGCCTGCTAACAATGCCCCGACCCATCTTGGCTGAGACTCCACTAATTGAACCGACCTCTGTTTCTAGCTTTGCTTTAGCTTCTTCAACAATTTCATGGAGTTCTTCAAACCTGGAAGTCCCATCCAGGAGCCTGTAACTCAAGGATATCCTATGGCACAGAACATCTACACGCCGAGCATCTTTTGCTATCACCAACTGCTTCTTCCAATATCTGTGAGAAATTCTCGTGTCAGAGCAATAAAATCAATTCAGAGGGGAGGAATAACTCTTGTATGTTAGTTCAAATACATCCCATCAACATTTAAATCATTTACTTGTGTTATCACTGTACCGACCAATAAAGAATCAGCGGACAGCACTTCCTAAGATTAGCAATCATCTTTTTTAATTTACGAAGAAAAGAAAGCCGGACAAATGTAAACAAAGATTACATGTCTATCTTGATTATCAACATTATCTGAAATTCTGATGAAGTGCAACAAAGCTACTTACCCAAGTATCCCTGAGACTTTGCCACAAGAAGCACAGCAATAACTCCCATCTAACCGCATCATTGGCCCAAGATTGACAACCCCTACCTTCTGCCGTTGAAGTGCACACTCTATGTGGCAAGATGACCCACAGGAGTCTCGCCCACCAGACTCAGATGTGCAGACCAACCAAAGACTAGGGTCCTTATTGTCATCAAACAGATGACATATGCAGCAAGAACACCTCTTGCAAAATGTGTCTTCTGAGGTTAGGACAGCTCTACATGCAGAATTTTTACAAACCCAAGAGCTTGAACAACCAAATTCTGGAGACAGCTCTGTGGTCGGCGGAAGTCGAACAGGATTTTCCCCCTTCCTCGGTTGCTTCCTAGATGTAGGAGCCTGATGGTTGGTCAACGTGGAGTGATTGGAAGAAGTTTTTCTTAACTCCTGGTTCTTACATCCTTTGTTACTGGTCCTGACATGTTCActtgttttatattttgatgAGGCAGAATGTTTCTTTTCCTTATCAATGCATGTTCGAAGCAATTCTTTCTTCGGACCAGACTTGAGATATTCTTGGAGGAGCTCCTGACCTCTAGGGACAGCATCTGAATGTCCATTTTTCTCTGGGGTACTCTGAGCACTCGAAGATAAACTCTGTATGCCAAAAACTGGGATAAACCAGCAAAACAACGAGTTCTTCAATAGGATAGAAATTACTGCAATTAGTATAGATTGACTCGTATGTACACAAAATTTAACAACTTCCAGAACATGATCCAGTCAAGGAAGAAACACAAAATTAGGTGCAATGAGAATCAGGTTTAGATAGAAGAACATAGAAAACTGAAGTACTGAAGAAATGACAATAAAGAATTGGCAGAAATAGGTAGCAGTGCATGTCAGAAGGACTGATAAATGAGTCGAGAGAATTGCAAATACAAAAGTTGTTCACCAACTAGCTATTCGAATATACAGGCAAAATTACTTTTATCATCCCTCAGACAAGTTCATGGTGTTGCAAGAACTCTTCTAACTGATGACATTCTTTAGGACACATTTCCATGTCTGCAATCTGTATAACAGATTACATATTCTGATATGTCATGAATTATCGAATTACACCTGTATATTCCATGATGTCCGTTCTTCTTTTTGTCCCATCGATGTTATCTTCACTTTTTAAATGATTAAATTCACATGATACTTGAGTGTTTAGCAATGGTTACTTTTCTGCACAACCCTATAGCATCCTAAGAACTATTACTATTTATAAAACAAATATTATTATCCATCAATCTGATATCTTAAATACAAAACCTATTACTCAATAAATTCCCTAAACGGCATCAATAATCTCCCTGGATCCCAAAACATTTTCGAAAGACTTCTTAGGGCCTGCAATAAAAAGTTTAGAAAGAAAATGCAAAGTCACCCTAAGCCTTGAAGAGTACTTTCAATGAGCTAAACATACCCACAACAGATTTTGAGCATAAAGCAATGTCTCACAGAAGCTGAAGACATCAGATGGGGGAAAACCGATTACCATGCTCACTGGAAAATGTCAGCATTGAGGTGTGAATTGACAGTCCATTGAGCTTCAGCTATGGGATTTATGAATGAATTTTGAAGTTGTAACAAAAATAATTgcagagggaaaggaaaaagaatttcACGTTCTTCCTTTCTGGGAAGGGAGGCTTACCAACCTATTGATTGCAGTTTTCTCCATACCTCCGGAAAAGCATACAAAAGTAAGTGGGTAAACTAAATGCTCAAGCTAAAATTATTAGCCTAGGTCATGGTCTTGTCTCTTTTTTCTATGGGTGAGGGGAAGAATGGGATGGGTGGCTATGTAAGATGCACAGTAGTAAGTTGCTAGAGTGTTGAGGTGAAGGGATTGCCCTCAGTTCTGGAGTTTGGTTCTCACAGACTTCCCAGCAAAGCATACTGGCATCTTCTGGTTAAAGTTTAATCTCTTCTACACCTTCGACAAAGCACCCTTTGTGCAGGATGAACTCAAGTACCATAAGTGTCAGGCCCAGACTATCAAATAACAGTGCCAAACAGTTTTCTTGAACAAATATAAGAAAACCAGAATTTGTAGAACTGACCACCAGAGAAAAATCTGCTGTTCAACAGTGTAAAATGAAATCCTAATGTGATTATGTTATACAACTTCCACATAGGTAATAGGTTAACCAATTTTCTGGTCCTTCAGTTTGGTCTCTTTTTTGACTAGAAAAAACAGTTAGCTAAGACCcaggaagaggggggggggggggggggggggggtagggaAAAAAGACCATAACAATTCACCTCTGTTAGGACTGAAATTCAAGGGTCGTAGCACACTTCTATAATGAATTAACTGATAttactaggaaaaaaaaatcaaaagaatatacaatataAAAGGATCCAATCACCCCTAACCATTTATGGAAGTATCTACTATCTGAATATTCAGGAAAATTGAAGCATTACTAGGGTTTCTAAGGCCTGTGCCTAGATTGATTTTCCAGTCTCAGATCCAGCCATTTAATGCCTTGGCCTTGTAGCACTATTTCAAATCTCTCTTT is part of the Macadamia integrifolia cultivar HAES 741 unplaced genomic scaffold, SCU_Mint_v3 scaffold94, whole genome shotgun sequence genome and harbors:
- the LOC122070528 gene encoding VIN3-like protein 1 isoform X1 — translated: MDDHRGIDLNSLPNTEVMDSEDKVLAKVFGIQSLSSSAQSTPEKNGHSDAVPRGQELLQEYLKSGPKKELLRTCIDKEKKHSASSKYKTSEHVRTSNKGCKNQELRKTSSNHSTLTNHQAPTSRKQPRKGENPVRLPPTTELSPEFGCSSSWVCKNSACRAVLTSEDTFCKRCSCCICHLFDDNKDPSLWLVCTSESGGRDSCGSSCHIECALQRQKVGVVNLGPMMRLDGSYCCASCGKVSGILGYWKKQLVIAKDARRVDVLCHRISLSYRLLDGTSRFEELHEIVEEAKAKLETEVGSISGVSAKMGRGIVSRLSIAGDVQKLCSIAIEKADAHLSAISSANPHLREDSLPAACRLQFQEVTSESLVIVLKEPCSTSSNNIKGYKLWYCKSRGESYTKEPIIVLPRAQMKVSISDLQPCTEYTFRIISYTESGDLGHSEAKCFTKSVEVIHKNSTPAVAMDHKNENSHVEGSSSSAKEEPRVTTTGGSSGFKVRDLGKVLHLAWAQEHGCFDGFCSADVEECCGRDIVIKREDMEEDRPRNVTRELDLNVVSVPDLNAEVTPPLESSRDEDIGCTSERVVEAEDDVVSHGMEKIDISRSNGSGDSQTWTVRPIREVPAVESRTELCRKRASSADEETFDCDSILINGSSFPLFSGASQFDETFEYCVKIIRWLECSGHIEHEFRMKFLTWFSLRSTHQERRVVYTFIQTLIDDPSSLAGQLIDSFLDIISSKRPRNGFCSKLWH
- the LOC122070528 gene encoding VIN3-like protein 1 isoform X2, with amino-acid sequence MDSEDKVLAKVFGIQSLSSSAQSTPEKNGHSDAVPRGQELLQEYLKSGPKKELLRTCIDKEKKHSASSKYKTSEHVRTSNKGCKNQELRKTSSNHSTLTNHQAPTSRKQPRKGENPVRLPPTTELSPEFGCSSSWVCKNSACRAVLTSEDTFCKRCSCCICHLFDDNKDPSLWLVCTSESGGRDSCGSSCHIECALQRQKVGVVNLGPMMRLDGSYCCASCGKVSGILGYWKKQLVIAKDARRVDVLCHRISLSYRLLDGTSRFEELHEIVEEAKAKLETEVGSISGVSAKMGRGIVSRLSIAGDVQKLCSIAIEKADAHLSAISSANPHLREDSLPAACRLQFQEVTSESLVIVLKEPCSTSSNNIKGYKLWYCKSRGESYTKEPIIVLPRAQMKVSISDLQPCTEYTFRIISYTESGDLGHSEAKCFTKSVEVIHKNSTPAVAMDHKNENSHVEGSSSSAKEEPRVTTTGGSSGFKVRDLGKVLHLAWAQEHGCFDGFCSADVEECCGRDIVIKREDMEEDRPRNVTRELDLNVVSVPDLNAEVTPPLESSRDEDIGCTSERVVEAEDDVVSHGMEKIDISRSNGSGDSQTWTVRPIREVPAVESRTELCRKRASSADEETFDCDSILINGSSFPLFSGASQFDETFEYCVKIIRWLECSGHIEHEFRMKFLTWFSLRSTHQERRVVYTFIQTLIDDPSSLAGQLIDSFLDIISSKRPRNGFCSKLWH